TATTGTTTAAATGCGAAGTCGAATAGCTCTCTTCCCATCACGGTTTCGCGCAAGATATTCAATGCTGTAGCCGGCTTTGCGTAAGCGTTCGGCCCGAACTGAATGATATTCTCTGAGTTGGTCATAATTGGCTCCAGCTGATTTTTAGGGAGCTTCATGTAATCGGTAATCTTATGTGCGGGGCCACGGCGCGATGGAAAATCTTTGTCCCACTCCTGCTCGGTTAGGAACTGTAGAAAAGTGTTCAAACCCTCATCCATCCATGTCCACTGCCGCTCGTCGGAATTGACAATCATGGGGAAGAAGTTGTGTCCGACCTCATGGATGATGACCCCGATCATGCCATATTTCACCGCTTCAGAATACGTTCCATCCTCATCTGCACGACCGTAGTTAAAGCAAATCATCGGATATTCCATTCCATTTGCCGCCTCTACCGAGATAGCCACAGGGTAAGGATACGGAATCGAATATTTTGAATATGTTCGTAGCGTATGGGCAACCGCTTTGGTCGAGTACTTTCTATATAAAGGATATGCTTCCGGACCGTAATAGGACATGGCCATTGGTTGATTGCCCTCTATACCATCTTGCACTTTCAATGCGTCCCAAACTAATCTTCGAGAACTTACAAAAGCGAAGTCTCTCACATTTTTTGCTTCGTATATCCAGGTTTTCTTTGCCGAGGATTTCTGCCCCATTGCTTTTTTAGCATCTTCGAGCGTCACTATTTCTATCGGTTCGTCCGATTGTTGCGCTTTCTTCCAACGATCCATCTGTGTAGCGTTCAGCATCTGTGCATAATTTTGGCAGACTCCGGTGGCACCTACGATATGATCTGCAGGAACTGTGATATGCACCTTATAGTCTCCGAATACTAAGGCAAACTCCCCTCTTCCGGTAAACTGCTTATTTTGCCAACCTTGGAAATCTGAATATACAGCCATGCGCGGAAACCATTGTGCAATGGTATACAAGTAATTGCCATCCTGCTCGAAATACTCGTATCCTCCACGACCGCCTTCTTCCATACGATTGGAAATCTTGTAGTCCCAATCAATATTCAGTACCATCTTGGCTCCTGGTTTCAAAGGAGTGGGAAGATCTACACGCATCATCGTGTAATTGATTGTGTACTTTAAAGGATTGTTCCCTCCATCAGCTACCTTCCGGATATTGACGCCGAAGCCTTTCTTTTCAGGCACCAAACCTTTCAATCTTTCTAAAGACATGCGTTCGTTCAGGCTGCTTTGATCGAAGCTTTTGCTTTCTGCATCATCAGCATGCTCGTTTTCATCCAATTGAATCCATAGATAATCCAACGGGTCGGGCGAATTGTTGGTATAGGTGATGGACTCGGAACCTTTCAAGATCTGATTAACATCATCGACTTCACAATGAATTACGTAATCTGCCTTCTGCTGCCAATACATGGCGCCCGGCGCACCGGAGGCGGTACGAAATATATTTGGATCGGAAATCAGCGTACCGAGTTGTTCGAATTTATTTCCATGGTTCGACCCTGGATTGTTCAACGACTGTGCGACACTCTGCTGCGTGAAGAAGGCACTTAAGCCGATTGCAAATGCTAAAACCTTAGATTTTTTCATACTTAAACTGGAATACGTTCTAGAGCCATAATTAATGAAATACCGACAACGGCTGACGAGAGGAAGAAACTCCAATCTCTATTCGTCACACTAAAGATCTTCAACATCAGTTCAGACAGAAGGATAACAAAGAACACGATGATAAGTTGACCGAATTCTAAACCGAGGTTGAAGGAAAGCAACGGCCAAAAGATATTTGCCTCTTTTCCTAAAAGGGATTGTAAATAATTAGAAAATCCTAATCCATGGATAAATCCAAATGCTAGCGCCATGCTGTATAGCAATGCCGGACTCCGTTGTTTTCTACGTTTTGGGAGATTGTATAATGCTGTAATTAATATAGTAACTGGAATTAGGAATTCTATCCAATCTGAATTGACATTCAATACCTTGAAGGCTGCAAGCGCTAGGGTTACGGAATGGCCGACTGTAAAGGCTGTAACCAGCCACAATATCTTCTTCCAATCTTTCAGCACATAGCTACAGCAGAGTACCATTACAAAAAGTATGTGGTCATATCCATTCAAATCAAGAATATGTTGCCAACCAAGTTGGAAATAGATAGAAAAGTCGCTCATGAATTAGGTGTTATCAATTCGTCAACACAAATTTAATA
The DNA window shown above is from Sphingobacterium hotanense and carries:
- a CDS encoding M1 family metallopeptidase, with protein sequence MKKSKVLAFAIGLSAFFTQQSVAQSLNNPGSNHGNKFEQLGTLISDPNIFRTASGAPGAMYWQQKADYVIHCEVDDVNQILKGSESITYTNNSPDPLDYLWIQLDENEHADDAESKSFDQSSLNERMSLERLKGLVPEKKGFGVNIRKVADGGNNPLKYTINYTMMRVDLPTPLKPGAKMVLNIDWDYKISNRMEEGGRGGYEYFEQDGNYLYTIAQWFPRMAVYSDFQGWQNKQFTGRGEFALVFGDYKVHITVPADHIVGATGVCQNYAQMLNATQMDRWKKAQQSDEPIEIVTLEDAKKAMGQKSSAKKTWIYEAKNVRDFAFVSSRRLVWDALKVQDGIEGNQPMAMSYYGPEAYPLYRKYSTKAVAHTLRTYSKYSIPYPYPVAISVEAANGMEYPMICFNYGRADEDGTYSEAVKYGMIGVIIHEVGHNFFPMIVNSDERQWTWMDEGLNTFLQFLTEQEWDKDFPSRRGPAHKITDYMKLPKNQLEPIMTNSENIIQFGPNAYAKPATALNILRETVMGRELFDFAFKQYSQRWAFKHPTPADFFRTMEDASGVDLDWFWRGWFFGTDPVEISLENVTQYKMTGGNPAEAQKSRKEAFEKDLNSISRQRNMEENMAFLVEKDTSLLDFYNKWDRFAVRPADQNNYQQFYSGLSQKEKDIFDGKISFYELTFKNNGGLVMPLIIEWNYADGSKEIDRISAYIWRHNEQEATKVFAKSKDVVSIRLDPYRETADIDEANNAWPRQAQPSRFEIFKENGRSARGQSTESNPMKEARK
- a CDS encoding HupE/UreJ family protein, which produces MSDFSIYFQLGWQHILDLNGYDHILFVMVLCCSYVLKDWKKILWLVTAFTVGHSVTLALAAFKVLNVNSDWIEFLIPVTILITALYNLPKRRKQRSPALLYSMALAFGFIHGLGFSNYLQSLLGKEANIFWPLLSFNLGLEFGQLIIVFFVILLSELMLKIFSVTNRDWSFFLSSAVVGISLIMALERIPV